The following proteins are co-located in the Branchiostoma lanceolatum isolate klBraLanc5 chromosome 16, klBraLanc5.hap2, whole genome shotgun sequence genome:
- the LOC136421981 gene encoding tumor necrosis factor receptor superfamily member 16-like produces MTIQSTVILIMVLWLMTVHVSVGERCYPCPSGMYWKSDCLEGFPNTTICEICASGTFLPRPNTAEGCFVHKVCDKPNMITKSRGNVTHDTVCGCEDGYYLERGSCVRNVYCPPGEGIVDNGQRCESCSNETYSDIFSNVEPCLPWTNCSEEGVAKEGTSFSDRVCIEKSKKEPATTTHSTTVTSMEETTAGMHEIYAILPTTSTVTLITVAIVIGLVGLVGTYTLVVRKECKHCRKKRPEIHDLQVEDEILVLEGPDVGEDVVSSVECEEDSISTNPKVRQVSSSPFDQADSKWLLHSESSNHLLPSRDMPVPDVAGSAFENLTLDPEGLEDEEPVAEEENQLEQSSPRDIPSMLPENPLVSPVASTIASSRQTSDSSRAYRQEGVDLVLGVYGKELTRRQLEQLAAEIGQDWPYLAQRLGLKQYQVDHTLNGYKADMQEQVYAMLQNWQQQKTGNATIAELNAALLECNRGELCRRLLSLSDAAKM; encoded by the exons ATGACCATACAGAGCACCGTTATTCTGATAATG GTGCTGTGGCTGATGACCGTGCACGTGTCAGTTGGCGAAAGATGTTACCCATGCCCATCAG GAATGTATTGGAAAAGTGATTGTTTGGAGGGATTTCCCAACACCACAATCTGTGAGATCTGTGCAAGTGGGACGTTTCTTCCTCGGCCAAATACGGCAGAGGGATGTTTTGTCCATAAAGTTTGTGACAAACCAAATATGATCACAAAATCTCGTGGTAACGTCACACATGACACAGTGTGCGGATGTGAAGACGGGTATTATTTGGAACGTGGCTCATGCGTGCGAAATGTATACTGTCCACCTGGTGAAGGCATTGTTGACAACG GTCAACGTTGTGAGAGTTGCTCCAATGAAACATACAGTGACATATTTTCTAATGTAGAGCCATGTTTACCTTGGACAAA CTGTAGTGAGGAGGGTGTCGCCAAGGAAGGAACGTCATTTTCGGATAGGGTGTGCATTGAGAAAAGCAAAAAAGAACCAGCAACTACAACACACTCCACAACTGTTACAAGCATGGAAG AAACAACGGCGGGCATGCATGAGATATATGCCATCCTACCGACCACAAGTACGGTCACGCTGATAACAGTCGCCATAGTGATAGGTCTTGTGGGTCTTGTAGGGACCTACACCCTTGTGGTCCGGAAGGAATGCAAACATTGCAGGAAGAAACGGCCAGAAATACACGATTTGCAGGTTGAAGACG aaattcttgtgttggaaggACCAGATGTAGGTGAAGACGTGGTCAGTTCAGTGGAATGTGAAGAAGACAGCATCAGTACAAATCCAAAAGTCAGACAG GTATCATCAAGCCCTTTTGACCAGGCAGATAGCAAATGGCTACTACATTCAGAAAGCAGCAATCACCTGCTACCATCGAGGGATATGCCGGTACCAGATGTGGCTGGCTCAGCTTTTGAG AATCTGACGTTAGATCCGGAAGGACTGGAAGACGAGGAGCCAGTCGCCGAAGAAGAGAACCAACTGGAACAATCTAGCCCAAGAGACATTCCATCGATGCTGCCTGAGAATCCACTAGTTTCTCCAGTCGCTTCTACCATAGCTTCATCCAGACAAACGTCTGATTCTAGCCGGGCTTACAGACAGGAAGGGGTGGATTTGGTCCTGGGCGTCTATGGCAAAG AGCTGACAAGGCGTCAATTGGAGCAGTTAGCAGCGGAAATTGGACAAGACTGGCCTTACCTTGCCCAACGGCTCGGCTTGAAGCAGTATCAAGTCGACCATACCCTTAACGGTTACAAGGCGGATATGCAGGAGCAAGTTTACGCCATGCTCCAGAactggcaacaacaaaaaactggaAATGCCACAATTGCGGAACTCAATGCCGCATTGCTTGAATGTAACAGGGGTGAATTGTGCCGTCGTTTGCTTAGCTTGAGTGATGCTGCAAAAATGTAA
- the LOC136422183 gene encoding uncharacterized protein: MEMEGNGASAVATASDQDGWIALEAPTEKNEHGTENGRPSAVLVLSVYSDTVVYCVSVTTREPQDQWRRKFSVHLGQDRWALLYKPQPYNLAHLRGGNNDILTRDDLDPATVPVVEQTFVSLFVDSGQHINTRIRAQKKYKTVDGNVAMVLSRREINRHLDPIVLIKKEDPMLPRPMQKGHLIADSSHRGQRLNREEKLQEAKVLERLLQPMPASTLETTPVRPWAVRQLLEHLCRTSSRDCREPYEAYYSPAMAETMLMIYYRHKRRGCNGDCPPCDTVDAMITHVLEVCNDDRCPQRQFLVSAFAKHVKEAACGADPQQCSIPFCGQVNFLVRPGDDVMPSLWLSRIVVEKMKYYSGVLAHMC, from the exons ATGGAg ATGGAGGGGAACGGGGCGTCTGCGGTGGCGACAGCTTCTGACCAAGACGGCTGGATAGCCCTGGAGGCGCCCACCGAGAAGAATGAACATGGCACCGAAAATGGCCGACCTTCTGCGGTTCTAGTCTTATCAGTCTACAGCGACACTGTAGTCTATTGTGTATCCGTAACCACCAGAGAACCCCAAGACCAATGGAGGCGCAAATTTTCAGTTCACCTGGGCCAGGATAGGTGGGCACTTCTGTACAAGCCGCAGCCCTACAACTTGGCGCATTTAAGAGGAGGGAACAACGATATTCTGACAAGAGACGA TCTGGACCCTGCAACGGTGCCTGTCGTGGAGCAAACCTTTGTCAGCCTGTTTGTGGACAGTGGTCAACATATCAACACCAGAATTAGAGCCCAGAAGAAATA TAAGACCGTGGATGGGAACGTTGCTATGGTCCTGTCTCGCCGTGAAATCAACCGCCACCTTGACCCCATCGTCCTGATCAAGAAGGAAGACCCGATGCTTCCCAGACCAATGCAAAAG GGTCATCTGATTGCAGACAGTAGCCACAGAGGACAAAGGCTGAACAGAGAGGAGAAGCTGCAAGAAGCCAAGGTGCTCGAGAGACTTCTGCAGCCCATGCCGGCCTCAACG TTGGAGACCACCCCCGTCCGTCCTTGGGCCGTACGGCAGCTCCTGGAGCACCTGTGTCGGACAAGTTCTAGG GACTGTCGCGAACCCTACGAGGCGTACTACTCCCCCGCCATGGCTGAAACCATGCTGATGATCTACTACAGACACAAGCGTCGGGGCTGTAACGGTGATTGCCCTCCCTGTGATACAGTGGACGCCATGATCACCCACGTGCTGGAAGTGTGCAACGACGACCGCTGCCCCCAAAGACAGTTCCTTGTCTCAG CGTTCGCCAAGCACGTCAAAGAGGCGGCCTGTGGAGCGGACCCGCAGCAGTGTTCCATCCCCTTCTGCGGACAGGTCAACTTCCTCGTGCGCCCTGGAGACGATGTGATGCCATCCCTGTGGCTAAGCAGAATCGTGGTGGAGAAGATGAAATACTACAGTGGCGTATTGGCCCACATGTGTTAG
- the LOC136421982 gene encoding uncharacterized protein: protein MANTPEQCNLSRDVVLVSKIDGTHFLGARVSQEKTLDNFDRFTVPCNIIKGLGRCYIQLYSMECYTFQDLQSQKANFVSGDRLEERERQEVEGMLWYIFVDSDSHFASRIRHMKKYATVDGRTAVALSCREFNHTTGRPIVLILGETPALPRQIDETSLVTNKHNRGDELTEKEGDLAISMVERLVEGLPDYELKLIPLSASTAKSSRVRKRLSNGTEVPSPQECHCPPLPTPEDEIVGRILIDFFSHREQGCNGDCHRCSRLIAIVQQTVGCRAINCTHKAILVKDYLQHKCHTFGPVTCSIPFCKDSRHLTWDKSRREELRPWIVNDVVENIIRTIIYPCQPLSLNASN, encoded by the exons ATGGCAAACACACCAGAACAGTGTAATCTGTCTAGAGACGTTGTCCTGGTTTCAAAAATCGACGGTACCCACTTCCTCGGTGCCAGAGTATCCCAGGAAAAAACACTGGACAACTTTGATAGATTTACTGTTCCATGTAACATCATAAAAGGACTGGGACGCTGTTACATTCAGTTGTACAGCATGGAATGCTACACCTTCCAAGATCTCCAGTCTCAGAAGGCCAACTTCGTCTCTGGCGACag ACTCGAAGAGAGAGAGCGCCAGGAAGTTGAGGGGATGCTATGGTACATCTTTGTTGACAGCGACTCCCACTTCGCATCCAGGATCAGACATATGAAAAAATA TGCAACTGTTGACGGGCGAACTGCCGTAGCATTGTCCTGCCGAGAATTCAACCACACGACTGGCCGGCCTATCGTGTTGATACTGGGGGAAACACCAGCGCTGCCAAGGCAAATCGATGAG ACGAGCCTTGTCACCAACAAACACAACAGAGGAGACGAGCTAACAGAAAAAGAAGGAGACCTGGCGATCAGCATGGTAGAACGCCTTGTGGAGGGACTTCCTGACTACGAG CTGAAGCTTATTCCCCTATCTGCGAGTACAGCAAAATCAAGCAGAGTGAGGAAGAGGCTATCCAACGGCACTGAG GTTCCATCTCCACAGGAGTGCCACTGTCCTCCATTGCCTACACCTGAAGACGAGATCGTTGGAAGAATCCTGATCGACTTCTTTAGTCACCGGGAGCAGGGTTGCAATGGTGACTGTCACCGGTGCTCTCGCCTCATCGCCATAGTTCAACAGACAGTAGGATGTCGTGCCATCAACTGCACACACAAAGCAATTCTCGTTAAAG ATTACCTTCAGCACAAGTGCCATACCTTCGGACCTGTAACATGCTCAATCCCGTTCTGTAAAGACAGCAGACACCTGACATGGGATAAATCGAGAAGGGAAGAACTGCGACCTTGGATCGTCAACGATGTCGTAGAAAACATCATTCGCACGATTATTTATCCATGTCAGCCTTTATCTTTGAATGCTAGCAACTAA